One Prevotella melaninogenica DNA window includes the following coding sequences:
- a CDS encoding site-specific integrase, with product MKTIFRAVFYLRSNYVNKEGKTPVMLRIYLNNERLSIGSTGIAVQQSQWDSEKERLKGRTTEALSTNLELDNIQSGLQTIFKKLEMTDAISLERIKSEYLGRKEEVETMMTLFDKHNKDIAKQVGISVSAATFQKYNVCKRHFTTFLQDKYKRSDMRLSELTYIIIHDFDIFLRIVVGQNPNTATKTMKTFKTITILGRKMGVIHHDPFLNHRFHLEPVNRGFLTDEEILKIANKDLGIQRLELVRDLFVFSCFTGLAYIDVANLTPENIVTLDDKQWIMTKRQKTSVATNVLLLDIPKNIIEKYSGKTYRDGKLFPMLTNQRTNSYLKEIADICGIKKDLTFHMARHTFATMSLSKGVSMESVSKMLGHTNIKTTQIYARITNKKIEHDMEQLAGKLDKFNVAMGINSK from the coding sequence ATGAAAACCATTTTCAGAGCAGTCTTCTATTTAAGAAGCAACTATGTGAACAAGGAGGGTAAAACACCCGTGATGTTGAGAATATATCTCAACAACGAACGACTTTCCATTGGCTCAACAGGTATTGCCGTTCAGCAGTCGCAATGGGATAGTGAAAAAGAACGACTGAAGGGAAGGACTACAGAGGCTCTTTCTACTAATCTCGAGTTGGATAACATCCAAAGCGGATTGCAGACTATCTTTAAGAAGTTAGAAATGACAGATGCTATTTCTTTGGAACGTATTAAGTCGGAGTATCTCGGCAGGAAAGAAGAGGTAGAAACGATGATGACACTCTTCGATAAGCACAACAAAGATATTGCTAAGCAAGTGGGCATATCTGTAAGTGCTGCCACTTTCCAAAAATATAATGTCTGCAAACGACATTTCACGACTTTCTTGCAGGATAAGTACAAACGTTCGGATATGCGCTTGTCTGAACTCACCTATATCATCATACACGACTTTGATATTTTCCTTCGCATAGTAGTTGGTCAGAACCCAAATACAGCTACCAAGACAATGAAGACTTTCAAGACAATTACGATTTTAGGTAGAAAAATGGGGGTAATCCATCATGATCCTTTTCTTAATCATCGTTTTCACCTTGAGCCAGTCAATCGTGGTTTCTTGACAGATGAAGAGATTTTGAAGATAGCCAATAAAGATCTGGGCATACAGCGTTTGGAATTAGTTCGTGATTTATTCGTTTTCTCATGCTTCACAGGCTTGGCATACATTGATGTGGCCAACCTTACTCCCGAGAACATTGTTACCCTTGACGACAAACAATGGATAATGACCAAACGACAGAAGACGAGTGTTGCAACAAATGTTCTTTTATTGGATATTCCGAAGAATATCATTGAAAAGTATAGTGGCAAGACCTATCGTGATGGTAAACTCTTCCCAATGCTAACCAATCAGCGAACCAATTCATATCTGAAGGAAATTGCAGATATTTGTGGCATTAAAAAGGACCTAACCTTTCACATGGCTCGCCACACATTTGCAACAATGTCATTGAGTAAAGGTGTTTCTATGGAATCAGTTTCTAAGATGCTGGGACATACCAATATTAAAACCACACAAATTTATGCCCGTATTACCAATAAGAAAATAGAACACGATATGGAACAGTTGGCTGGCAAGTTAGACAAGTTCAATGTTGCTATGGGCATCAACTCTAAATAA
- a CDS encoding DUF1896 domain-containing protein, whose translation MTTTKKELSYFRLKLEAYLGEHFPERVNENTFITARADEALTTYCDAIAQGFSHPEAEVMASEVLYQGLHFSKYDTLVSILENEFEKELPFPLPGRLTPMLLKNKAVQSVFDKYELTDDFGASPEYEKLYTELTGTIVLIIEVNGLPTVDSENMT comes from the coding sequence ATGACAACAACAAAGAAAGAGCTTTCTTACTTCCGTTTGAAGTTGGAAGCGTATCTCGGAGAGCATTTTCCAGAGAGAGTGAATGAAAATACGTTTATAACTGCTCGCGCAGACGAAGCATTGACAACTTACTGCGATGCTATAGCACAAGGTTTTTCTCACCCAGAGGCAGAGGTAATGGCAAGCGAAGTCTTATACCAAGGTTTGCACTTTTCCAAGTACGACACGCTTGTCTCTATCTTAGAGAATGAGTTCGAGAAAGAACTCCCTTTCCCTCTTCCCGGAAGGCTAACACCAATGCTTCTGAAGAATAAGGCTGTGCAAAGCGTTTTCGACAAGTATGAGCTGACGGACGACTTCGGCGCAAGTCCCGAGTATGAGAAACTCTACACTGAACTGACAGGGACAATCGTTCTGATCATCGAGGTTAATGGTCTGCCAACCGTCGATAGTGAGAACATGACTTGA
- a CDS encoding transposase, with amino-acid sequence MAKVHFRSYIHKKMILFPQRIDKDIAEDDPVRLLDALVDNLMLDNVYKLYKPSGRKPYHPQMMLKVILYAYMNNIYSCRRIESLLKRDIHFIYLAGYEQPDFITINRFRNRVKKEINNIFTQVVLVLAAKGLISLDVEYIDGTKIESKANKYTFVWKRTVEKNRAKLQEQIRTLLLQVDDVIAQDNAAKTEGVEFTAALLDEISEELNKSLESALEPKTK; translated from the coding sequence ATGGCAAAGGTACACTTTCGTTCTTACATACACAAGAAAATGATTCTTTTTCCTCAAAGAATCGATAAGGATATCGCAGAAGATGACCCTGTTCGTCTTTTAGATGCCTTGGTGGATAATCTTATGTTGGATAATGTCTACAAACTTTATAAGCCCAGTGGTCGCAAGCCTTATCATCCACAAATGATGCTCAAGGTGATTCTTTACGCCTATATGAATAATATCTATTCTTGCCGCCGTATAGAGTCGCTCCTCAAGCGTGACATTCATTTCATCTATCTGGCAGGATATGAGCAGCCTGATTTTATTACCATTAATCGTTTTCGTAATCGTGTGAAAAAGGAAATCAACAATATATTCACACAAGTCGTATTAGTACTTGCAGCCAAAGGTTTGATAAGTCTTGACGTTGAATATATTGACGGCACAAAGATAGAATCGAAAGCCAACAAGTATACCTTCGTTTGGAAGAGAACCGTGGAAAAGAACCGCGCCAAGTTACAGGAACAAATACGCACACTCTTGCTTCAGGTTGATGATGTCATAGCGCAGGACAATGCGGCTAAAACGGAAGGTGTCGAGTTTACTGCAGCTCTGCTCGATGAGATATCCGAGGAATTGAACAAGTCTTTGGAATCAGCCCTTGAGCCTAAGACTAAATAA